The Homalodisca vitripennis isolate AUS2020 unplaced genomic scaffold, UT_GWSS_2.1 ScUCBcl_4244;HRSCAF=10311, whole genome shotgun sequence DNA window GCAGCGTATGCCCAGTCGAAGCTAGCTCAGCTCATGTTCACACAGCTGTTACATCGTGAGTTGCGTGCTATCGACTCTAGAGTGAGTGTGGTGGCCGCCCACCCTGGCATCGTAGACAACCGACCTCTTCAACGGCACCCTCATGAAGACTGTCATGCCATGGGCTCCTGGCCTGCTTTTTAAGGTAGATATAGTCCCAAGTAAGGTAATATATAGTGAGAGGTGTACTTTTTGTTTACTCGTAGaaagaaaatacttttactacaacattaatttaatattaagacttcttattttatttatttttcttagcaGAGTGTTTAgacaacttaaaatgtattttggcATTTTAATGCTATAACTCTTTGTGGCAGAACATCTTTGTCATTAATAGAAATCCAACACTGCACATTAGTTGCTTCAGCACAAAACGTTTGATCTACTTTAAGTCAGAACGTGTTACTGTTATCctaaatgtgtattaaatttgaCGGACATGGTCAGAAACACATACTGTAGTTTTCTGTCAGTGTGTAGGAGAATAGAACTGGgactttggttttaatttttctgaagtgaattattaggatatttataaaataattgttgtgcATATGTAGCTGTTTCTGAGTTGTACACTCAGGTAATACCGAGATGCTACAAGTAATACATCTCTTCATAACAGGGTTGGCTGTCTCTTCTCTTGTCTCACTGACAGTTTAGTGTTTCCACAAGATCATGGTTGCTTCTGTTTTTTcggtttatattgtttttataacgtCATAGTAGTTATGATGTTGCTTCTATGTCCGAGACAGCTATCAAGTCAAATTTGTAATGCATCGAAAGACCTCAGCTTAGAACAGCAAATCTTTTCCCCTCGGGACGTAGTTGGCAAATATCTCAGAAATCAgaatatgaaagaaaaaatgtCCATTGTATAGAAGGATTCTATATGCAACACGTTAACAACAACGACGGTTTTTAGTAACTTAATTTTAGCTTGAATTTAACATGGGTGCAAGTACTCTCTATGGACATAGTGATTAAAAGATTATGGTGGTAGGAAATTTTTTGTCCAGAAAAATACTTTCCCAGTGCTCATCGCTCCTACAAACCTGAGTAATTATAACCTACAGGTAGCCTtcctaataataaaatgataagaGAAACAATTTTACTCTCAATTTTCAATATAGTTTTGAAGGTGGTAAAATTAGGTAAAGAGGAAGGAGTTGAATTACGTAAACATAGCACTTGCCAATTAGTGAGATTTGTAAGTTGTGACATGTAGGGGTATGTCAGTACCTTTCATGCCaggaaaaatattgttactatttcCAGACTAGAAATTATTGTTCTGTACAATTCTTATATAATCTACTCTTTACTATCCAAGAGACAAGTTTATTAAATCTCTTCAtcaaataaagatgtttttgaaattGCTTAGATATCAGGATcagttaacaattatttaaattattttgagtagatattttaataagttttattcaacattttgaaCCATCTAGAGAATAGGATTTTGGAAGGTTATAACAAAAGTCATATATTTGGTGATGACATATATCCTTGTTCACTATAAACCTTATTTTTACaagattagtaataaaaatagtcACTGGGAAAATTTAGATGTACATTGTAAGAATTTCAATCTTATTGTAAACTTTTGGTAATTAAAAgtgcaaaaataaatacttgatataaaagggtttttatttttgaaattaagatttgtatctattatttttttttagtaaaacaacaatataacaataattaatgcaCTCCAGTTGTGTATATGTTTTGTCTATGTAATCAGTGTAGGTAAATAGAACTGGCCATAATCTTGTTGTCCAATTCCTCCATCTTCAGTTTCTTTCAAGACCAAATACAATGacgttaattattattttctttctttcagtTGTATTATTCATTGCAAAATGGCTAAGCCATTggaacacaaataaattaataaatcccattaacattaaaaatctttttgtttttactcTTTCTCAGTTTTGAAAAATAGTGATGTGTATCATGTTATATGCCTGTGACCTCACTAATTGTTCGTACACTttgatttttctataaataaaaaccataatcaCGAATTTTGTCAATCAATTTAGGAATAGTCATTTTCACTGTACTTCCTGAACgatgttcaatttttttttttgcatacgGGGCTATATTTAAAACCGTTTACCCAGTTTTCGACAGATTACcgaatgtttgtaaataaacacgAGTTTATTACTTAAAtctacagtaaaaattaaacaacatgaTGGATGTAACTTTGAGTCGATTAAGTTATGATGCTAAAATCGATGCTTTTCAATTTCTACAAGCACCATATTTTTggattttctaatttaattaataggtCTTATACTTGTATGAGTTGTTCAACTATTGTTTACTTTTACCAGACACCCGAGGAAGGTGCGACCACTGTGATGTACGCAGCGCTACACGCGAGAGGAGGAGACTACATCAG harbors:
- the LOC124372866 gene encoding LOW QUALITY PROTEIN: dehydrogenase/reductase SDR family member on chromosome X-like (The sequence of the model RefSeq protein was modified relative to this genomic sequence to represent the inferred CDS: deleted 1 base in 1 codon); translation: FANRKRFITQAAYAQSKLAQLMFTQLLHRELRAIDSRVSVVAAHPGIVDTDLFNGTLMKTVMPWAPGLLFKTPEEGATTVMYAALHARGGDYISNCRSVYMSTLARDKRKQKELFSHSLHSLGINSFGGLL